The following proteins are co-located in the Desulfovibrio legallii genome:
- the bioB gene encoding biotin synthase BioB, with amino-acid sequence MIKSLAVGTPIQALDLLALPLSRLLKQATALREAIFGRRIVLCAIINARSGNCAMDCRFCSQSRHNHTPIDIFPLLPDAELRERILRMAALPVAHIGIVTSGAALSGEEFSRLRACIAALPTAVKPRVCASLGRLAAEQLTDLAAAGLSRYHHNLETSQAYYPHVCTTQTWEQRRETVLRGMRVGFTACTGGLFGLGESWEDRVAFAFSLKKLGVRQVPMNFLHPHPQTPLAGQPPLTAEEALRIVALFRHILPTATLRICGGRPVVLGDRQAEAFAAGANALMTGDYLTTHGQCLESDLNMLARLGLEVDGDGVCAAAS; translated from the coding sequence ATGATCAAATCTCTGGCAGTCGGCACGCCGATACAGGCTCTGGATTTGTTGGCGCTGCCGCTTTCCCGTCTTCTGAAACAGGCTACCGCCCTGCGCGAGGCGATTTTCGGTCGGCGCATTGTGCTCTGCGCCATCATCAACGCCCGTAGCGGCAACTGCGCCATGGACTGCCGGTTCTGCTCTCAAAGTCGGCATAACCACACGCCCATTGACATTTTTCCGCTTTTGCCCGACGCCGAGCTGCGGGAGCGCATCCTGCGCATGGCCGCTCTGCCCGTGGCGCACATCGGTATCGTCACCAGCGGCGCGGCCTTGAGCGGGGAGGAATTTTCCCGTCTGCGCGCCTGCATCGCCGCTCTGCCCACAGCCGTGAAGCCGCGGGTCTGCGCTTCACTGGGCCGTCTTGCAGCGGAACAACTCACAGACCTGGCCGCCGCCGGTCTCAGCCGCTACCACCACAATCTGGAAACCTCCCAGGCCTATTATCCGCACGTCTGCACCACCCAGACCTGGGAACAGCGGCGAGAAACCGTGCTGCGCGGCATGCGCGTCGGGTTCACGGCCTGTACGGGTGGCCTGTTCGGCCTGGGCGAAAGCTGGGAGGACAGGGTGGCCTTTGCCTTCAGCCTCAAAAAGCTGGGGGTGCGGCAGGTGCCCATGAATTTTCTGCACCCCCACCCGCAAACGCCGCTGGCCGGGCAGCCTCCCCTTACGGCGGAAGAGGCCCTGCGCATCGTGGCCTTGTTCCGGCACATTCTGCCCACGGCCACCCTGCGCATCTGCGGCGGGCGTCCCGTAGTGCTGGGCGACAGGCAGGCCGAAGCCTTCGCCGCTGGGGCCAATGCCCTCATGACGGGCGACTATCTGACCACGCACGGCCAGTGCCTGGAAAGCGACCTGAATATGCTGGCCCGTCTGGGCCTGGAGGTGGACGGTGACGGCGTCTGCGCTGCGGCGTCCTGA
- a CDS encoding MucR family transcriptional regulator, translated as MDDYLKEALEITRAQAGVRVMSEEEIATFIQKVAQGIRAVAEGEAPMEMDSAEMAQEARKSVKEKSVTCLECGKSFKILTKRHLASHGMTTAEYREKWGFKKDAPLVCKALQRERRKKMKDMKLWEKRRKVQ; from the coding sequence ATGGATGATTATCTGAAAGAGGCGCTGGAAATTACCAGGGCACAGGCCGGCGTACGGGTAATGAGCGAAGAGGAGATCGCCACCTTTATTCAGAAAGTGGCTCAAGGCATCCGCGCCGTGGCTGAAGGCGAAGCTCCAATGGAGATGGACAGCGCAGAAATGGCGCAAGAAGCCCGTAAGTCGGTAAAAGAAAAGTCCGTCACCTGCCTTGAATGTGGCAAAAGCTTCAAAATTCTTACCAAGCGCCATCTTGCCAGTCATGGCATGACCACTGCGGAATACCGCGAAAAGTGGGGCTTCAAAAAGGACGCGCCCCTGGTTTGCAAGGCCCTGCAGCGCGAACGCCGCAAAAAGATGAAGGACATGAAACTGTGGGAAAAGCGCCGCAAGGTGCAGTAG
- a CDS encoding cytochrome c3 family protein codes for MREKPFGCRTTLPCLLFVCFALALPSGAAYSAERIPITTPAVKAKQMPQVFFNHDAHMAYVEGVDGDCSTCHNMTDAGLSESLKDVTAVPAAKQVEYMHATCTACHVKAGKGPRLVSCRTCHSETIASEHAGKQ; via the coding sequence ATGCGGGAAAAACCTTTCGGATGCAGAACCACCCTCCCCTGCCTGCTGTTCGTGTGCTTCGCCCTGGCCTTGCCGTCAGGCGCGGCCTACAGTGCGGAGCGCATCCCCATTACCACCCCTGCCGTCAAGGCCAAACAAATGCCGCAGGTGTTTTTCAACCATGACGCTCACATGGCCTATGTGGAAGGCGTGGACGGCGACTGTTCCACCTGCCACAACATGACGGACGCCGGTCTTTCGGAATCCCTCAAGGACGTGACCGCCGTTCCTGCCGCCAAGCAGGTGGAGTACATGCACGCCACCTGTACCGCGTGCCATGTCAAGGCCGGCAAAGGCCCGCGCCTTGTGTCCTGTCGGACCTGCCATAGTGAAACCATCGCATCTGAACATGCCGGTAAACAATGA
- the hmcE gene encoding sulfate respiration complex protein HmcE gives MLDFITGPLFVISLAVFFVGLLLRAIFYVRGLDAKLERVAYTYHADRSIPGALTSIFKWLIPGGTCGWRAQPVATLLFFLLHCGAVLIPLFLLGHTVLLEYYTGISLPALPGALADILSIAAVVGLVLLALRRLAVPALRQLNSGQDWFILLLTFLPFATGLMARLNTASYESWMIAHVLCGELFLILAPFTKLSHIVLFFMSRAQIGMDFAIKRGGATRGGAFPW, from the coding sequence ATGCTTGATTTCATTACCGGACCCCTTTTTGTTATTTCTCTTGCCGTGTTCTTTGTTGGTCTTCTGCTCCGCGCTATTTTTTATGTGCGCGGTCTGGACGCCAAGCTGGAACGGGTGGCCTACACTTACCATGCGGACCGCTCCATCCCTGGCGCGCTCACGTCCATCTTCAAATGGCTCATCCCCGGTGGCACCTGCGGTTGGCGCGCCCAGCCCGTGGCCACGTTGCTCTTTTTCCTCCTGCACTGCGGCGCGGTGCTTATTCCTTTGTTTTTGCTGGGCCATACGGTGCTGCTGGAATACTATACGGGCATCAGCCTGCCTGCCCTGCCCGGCGCCCTGGCGGACATTCTCTCCATCGCCGCAGTGGTCGGCCTGGTGCTGCTGGCCCTGCGTCGGCTGGCTGTTCCGGCCCTGCGCCAGCTCAACAGCGGCCAGGATTGGTTCATCCTGCTCCTGACCTTTCTGCCCTTCGCCACCGGGCTTATGGCCCGGCTCAACACTGCCTCCTATGAAAGCTGGATGATCGCGCACGTGCTTTGCGGCGAACTGTTCCTCATTCTGGCGCCCTTCACCAAGCTCTCGCACATCGTGCTCTTCTTCATGTCCCGCGCCCAGATCGGCATGGATTTCGCCATCAAGCGCGGCGGCGCCACCCGTGGCGGCGCGTTTCCCTGGTAG
- the hmcF gene encoding sulfate respiration complex iron-sulfur protein HmcF yields the protein MSQTLCNNIPVTTKEGILDLLKDKGGAQYYSQMKEMKVDQEALARDLEKTCKSRTRTWLKICAHCAMCADSCFFYKTNNNDPKQIPSYKIQSTLGEMLRRKGKVDTEFMMQCMDTAWGKCTCCNRCALYCPHGIDTGVMFSYLRGILFKHGFVPWEMKIGSGMHRVYGAQMDVTEEDWLETCEWMVEENQDEWPDLEIPVEKESPDVMYILNAREVKHYPEDIAQAAILFHVTGTDWTVPREGWENTSLTMFAGDWDGCAQNVKRIYAAIDRIKPKMVVGTECGHAHRGTVVEGPYWAGQESGDPPVPFLHYVEWVALMLRTGKLKIDPAKKIKVPCTLQDSCNYVRNHGLGKATREIMGYIAEDFREMSPHADHNFCCGGGGGLNGIGLYRKERNIGLKNKLDQIRATGAELVITPCHNCWDAIRDMMEVYEEHNIKWSFLKPLLVDMMVVPPHIRHNPPEDE from the coding sequence ATGTCCCAGACCCTGTGCAACAACATCCCTGTCACCACCAAGGAAGGCATCCTTGATCTGCTGAAGGACAAGGGCGGCGCACAATATTACAGTCAGATGAAAGAAATGAAAGTGGACCAGGAAGCTCTGGCCCGCGATCTGGAAAAAACCTGTAAATCCCGCACGCGCACTTGGCTCAAAATCTGTGCCCACTGCGCTATGTGTGCGGACAGTTGCTTTTTTTACAAAACCAACAATAACGACCCCAAGCAGATTCCTTCGTATAAAATCCAATCCACCCTGGGCGAGATGCTGCGCCGCAAGGGCAAGGTGGATACGGAATTTATGATGCAGTGCATGGACACGGCCTGGGGCAAGTGCACTTGCTGCAACCGCTGCGCCCTGTACTGCCCCCACGGCATCGATACGGGCGTCATGTTCAGCTATCTGCGCGGCATTTTGTTCAAGCACGGCTTTGTACCGTGGGAAATGAAGATTGGTTCGGGCATGCACCGTGTCTACGGTGCGCAGATGGACGTGACCGAAGAAGACTGGCTGGAAACCTGCGAATGGATGGTGGAAGAAAACCAGGACGAATGGCCCGACCTGGAAATCCCCGTGGAAAAAGAAAGCCCGGACGTCATGTACATCCTCAACGCCCGTGAGGTGAAGCATTACCCGGAAGACATCGCCCAGGCGGCCATTCTTTTTCACGTTACCGGCACAGACTGGACCGTGCCCCGCGAAGGTTGGGAAAACACCTCGCTGACCATGTTCGCTGGCGACTGGGACGGCTGTGCCCAGAACGTCAAGCGCATCTAYGCCGCCATTGACCGCATTAAGCCCAAGATGGTGGTAGGCACCGAATGCGGGCACGCCCACCGCGGCACCGTGGTGGAAGGTCCCTACTGGGCCGGACAGGAAAGCGGCGATCCGCCGGTGCCCTTCCTGCACTATGTGGAGTGGGTGGCGCTGATGCTGCGCACAGGCAAGCTGAAAATCGATCCGGCCAAAAAAATTAAGGTTCCCTGCACGTTGCAGGATTCCTGCAACTATGTGCGCAACCACGGGCTCGGCAAAGCCACCCGTGAAATCATGGGCTATATTGCCGAAGATTTTCGCGAAATGTCGCCCCACGCCGACCACAACTTCTGCTGCGGCGGCGGCGGCGGCCTCAACGGCATCGGCCTCTACCGCAAGGAGCGCAACATCGGTCTGAAAAACAAGCTGGACCAGATCAGGGCCACTGGCGCGGAGCTGGTCATCACCCCTTGCCACAACTGTTGGGACGCCATCCGCGATATGATGGAAGTATATGAGGAGCACAACATCAAGTGGTCGTTCCTTAAGCCCCTACTGGTGGACATGATGGTGGTGCCGCCCCACATCAGGCACAATCCGCCCGAAGACGAATAG
- a CDS encoding response regulator translates to MQKHILLVDSDAASRSRLSQALLQHEYRVSAACSCDQCLALLEQDLPDCIIFDVDLEGTSGTIMYSRLRRNSRTRHIPAIVCTNVGPRLGTKAPVLRKSCSCEDLLCSVEAVLAS, encoded by the coding sequence ATGCAAAAACATATTCTCTTGGTCGACAGCGATGCCGCAAGTCGAAGCAGGCTGTCACAGGCGCTCCTGCAGCATGAATATCGGGTAAGCGCCGCCTGCAGTTGCGACCAGTGCTTGGCCCTTTTGGAACAAGACCTCCCGGACTGCATCATTTTTGATGTGGATCTGGAGGGCACGTCCGGCACCATTATGTACAGCCGTTTGCGCCGAAACAGCCGCACCAGACATATCCCCGCCATCGTCTGTACCAATGTGGGCCCGCGCCTCGGCACCAAGGCTCCGGTACTGCGCAAATCCTGTTCATGCGAGGATCTGCTCTGCAGCGTGGAGGCTGTGCTGGCCTCCTGA
- a CDS encoding RrF2 family transcriptional regulator, whose product MRISTMACHALHLLLCLSEQSDAIPASASELAACTGISEKFVQKIMRLLQAEGIVKSLRGIAGGHILARSPDAITLADIIAAVEGGITLPGVAPEAPRGKAALDVWDKAARSLQHSLTLVTLGSVRQGRAAQHSASRPPAKTANRKPPESPAGGPHAKTYSLGRQRCRKSKQAVTGAPAA is encoded by the coding sequence ATGCGCATTTCCACTATGGCCTGTCATGCCCTGCACTTGCTGTTGTGCCTTTCTGAACAAAGTGACGCCATCCCGGCTTCCGCTTCGGAGCTGGCGGCCTGTACCGGCATTTCGGAAAAATTTGTGCAAAAAATTATGCGCTTGTTGCAGGCCGAGGGAATAGTGAAGAGTCTTCGGGGCATAGCTGGCGGCCATATTCTGGCGCGCAGCCCCGACGCCATTACCCTGGCGGATATCATTGCCGCCGTAGAAGGCGGCATAACCCTGCCCGGCGTTGCCCCCGAAGCACCGCGGGGCAAAGCCGCTCTGGACGTCTGGGACAAGGCCGCGCGTTCTTTGCAGCATTCTCTTACCCTGGTGACCCTTGGTTCCGTGCGGCAGGGCAGGGCGGCCCAGCACTCCGCCTCGCGCCCCCCTGCAAAAACAGCTAACCGAAAGCCGCCGGAATCGCCGGCGGGAGGCCCGCATGCAAAAACATATTCTCTTGGTCGACAGCGATGCCGCAAGTCGAAGCAGGCTGTCACAGGCGCTCCTGCAGCATGA
- a CDS encoding RrF2 family transcriptional regulator yields the protein MKLSAKTRYAARILLYLAKYGIERPISSSKLATQTGISSQFIEQILRQLRLAGITGSIRGARGGHVLLRKPEDLTFGCIVKLMEGGIELSGCLEKPGNCVRFDGCEVRRAWENLQATLDGVFESITLRDLMQDDRILSSAPPSGGPLN from the coding sequence ATGAAACTCTCCGCAAAAACCCGCTATGCCGCCAGGATACTGCTGTACCTGGCCAAATACGGTATTGAGAGGCCCATTTCTTCCAGCAAGCTCGCCACACAAACGGGCATCAGCTCTCAATTTATCGAGCAGATTTTACGTCAGCTGCGCCTTGCGGGCATTACGGGCAGTATTCGAGGCGCGCGCGGGGGGCATGTGCTGTTGCGCAAGCCCGAAGACCTGACCTTCGGCTGCATAGTCAAGCTCATGGAGGGGGGTATTGAACTTTCCGGTTGTCTGGAAAAACCCGGCAACTGCGTGCGTTTTGACGGCTGCGAAGTACGCCGCGCCTGGGAAAATCTGCAGGCCACCCTGGACGGCGTTTTTGAATCCATCACCCTGCGTGACCTCATGCAGGACGACAGGATACTTTCCTCTGCCCCGCCGTCGGGAGGCCCGCTTAACTAG
- a CDS encoding threonine/serine exporter family protein, with protein sequence MSSLLYYLGDGFFAAVAAVGFAAISRPTLRIALVAGLLAALGHICRTLLLHATVMGISSASLCAAACIGLISIPCANRWHTPAEMFVFPALLPMVPGMFAYKAILAILQFLGASGVQRQDLLVSIVFNGLTAFFIMSGLAIGALLPLLLLHRDAPLPRAWRRLLRRG encoded by the coding sequence GTGAGCTCCTTGCTCTACTATTTGGGCGACGGCTTTTTCGCCGCAGTGGCCGCCGTGGGCTTTGCCGCCATCTCTCGGCCCACGCTGCGCATTGCCCTGGTGGCGGGGCTGCTGGCCGCTCTGGGGCACATCTGTCGCACGCTGCTGCTGCACGCCACGGTCATGGGCATCAGCAGCGCCTCTTTGTGCGCCGCCGCCTGCATTGGTCTGATCAGCATTCCCTGCGCCAACCGTTGGCACACCCCGGCGGAGATGTTCGTTTTCCCTGCCTTGCTGCCCATGGTGCCGGGCATGTTCGCCTACAAGGCCATTTTGGCCATTCTGCAGTTTCTTGGCGCCAGCGGCGTCCAACGGCAGGATCTGCTGGTGAGCATAGTCTTTAACGGGCTCACGGCCTTTTTTATCATGAGCGGCCTGGCCATCGGCGCGTTGCTGCCCCTGCTGTTGCTGCACAGGGACGCGCCCTTGCCGCGCGCCTGGCGGCGGCTTTTGCGACGCGGCTGA